Genomic segment of Deltaproteobacteria bacterium:
ATCATGGCCCGGATCATTGCCGCCGGCCTCAAACGCGCGCCCCTCGCTCCGGACCACCCGGCATGAACGGTCCGACCTGGAGCAGCCGCAGCATCGGATCACGCCTGCAGCATGGTATTTTTTATTTGCTGATCCGGACATTCGGCCGCCGGACCGCCTATGGCCTGCTCTTCTTCGTCGCCCTGTGGTACACCATCCGCCCGCTGACGAGGTCGCGCTCGGCCGCCTATCTGGCCCGACGCTTTCCCCTGGCGCGGCCATGGGAGCGGCTGGGGCACTGCTTTCTGCTCAACTGGACCTTCGGCACCACCCTGGTCGACAGGGCCGCGGCCGGCATCCTGAACGAATTCAACATTTCGGCCTCGCCCGAAGACGAACGCACCCTGCGCGACATCGCCGGCGAGGGACGGGGACTGATCCTGCTGACAGGACACATGGGCTGCTGGCAGACCTCCATGATCGGCCTCGACATCCAGGACCGCCCGGTAAACGTGGTCATGCACCGCGCTCCCGGCGACATCGACCGCCAACATTTCGAGCATGCCGGGCACGGTCCGTCCTTTCGCATCATCGACCCGCAA
This window contains:
- a CDS encoding lipid A biosynthesis acyltransferase, with protein sequence MNGPTWSSRSIGSRLQHGIFYLLIRTFGRRTAYGLLFFVALWYTIRPLTRSRSAAYLARRFPLARPWERLGHCFLLNWTFGTTLVDRAAAGILNEFNISASPEDERTLRDIAGEGRGLILLTGHMGCWQTSMIGLDIQDRPVNVVMHRAPGDIDRQHFEHAGHGPSFRIIDPQGYLGGSLDMVEALRRGEILCVMGDRLFGSDRGAVDATFLGGTVSLPVSPYRLASATGAPIIVFFSRRTGPGAAVHEIARVIRVPHGLGRGSDSYRPYAQIFADALEAQTRKVPHQFFNFYNMWKIRNND